The following proteins come from a genomic window of Spirochaetota bacterium:
- a CDS encoding RNA polymerase sigma factor — translation MSEYSDNELIDKILAGDTDAYADIITRYQDKIFRYVYTRVYDYDEACDMTQDIFLITMESLKTFRKESQFSTWLFSIAVNYCKNHKRKHRHKVYSISNSDDEMEIQIPDVRQNQEELVITNESLHIMLEELYKLPDDYRDILVLRDIEGESYSTIAHMLNLSLANVKVRIHRGREMLKSRLQQRGLL, via the coding sequence ATGTCAGAATATAGTGATAATGAGCTTATTGACAAGATATTAGCCGGTGATACCGATGCGTATGCAGATATTATTACACGATACCAGGATAAAATATTCAGGTATGTCTATACACGTGTCTATGATTACGATGAGGCGTGCGATATGACACAGGATATATTTCTTATAACCATGGAATCGTTAAAAACATTCAGAAAAGAATCTCAATTTTCAACATGGCTTTTTAGTATAGCGGTAAATTACTGTAAAAACCACAAAAGAAAGCACCGGCACAAAGTGTACTCCATCAGTAATTCTGACGATGAAATGGAAATTCAAATCCCTGATGTACGCCAAAATCAAGAAGAACTTGTCATTACCAATGAGTCATTGCACATTATGCTTGAAGAGCTTTATAAACTCCCTGATGACTATCGCGATATTCTGGTATTAAGGGATATAGAGGGAGAATCATATTCAACCATAGCTCATATGTTAAACTTAAGCCTTGCAAATGTTAAGGTACGCATACACCGGGGTCGTGAGATGCTAAAATCTCGTTTGCAGCAAAGGGGGCTTTTATGA
- a CDS encoding zf-HC2 domain-containing protein, which yields MNHIPVHKLSEFIDGILDTREKDAILTHIAECPECHKNLMQLKKMLAMLSCLKAVSMPSTFTTTTMEKVKRQYFQKRFYRSIRGSVIAAVVLVAIITMLPNSIKHDQFTNQVVHKKDTSPRLDCIIPTNMDLNTAMMVIQQYNTKVLDYSNSYIIVESDVKSFSSIQQIINNYDSYRPNAIANVGINHITKINNKFPQLTHANKKKYVFRLQLR from the coding sequence ATGAATCACATACCTGTTCATAAGCTTTCTGAATTTATTGACGGTATACTTGATACCCGGGAGAAGGATGCCATTCTTACACATATAGCAGAATGCCCCGAATGTCACAAAAACCTTATGCAACTAAAAAAAATGCTGGCTATGCTATCATGTTTAAAAGCTGTTTCTATGCCTTCAACTTTTACAACTACCACTATGGAAAAAGTGAAAAGGCAGTATTTCCAAAAACGATTTTATCGTTCAATTCGCGGTTCGGTTATAGCTGCTGTTGTTCTTGTGGCAATTATCACTATGTTGCCAAATTCAATAAAACATGATCAATTCACCAATCAAGTAGTCCACAAAAAAGATACTTCTCCCAGGTTAGATTGTATTATCCCCACCAATATGGATCTTAACACGGCTATGATGGTCATTCAACAGTATAATACAAAAGTGCTGGATTATTCAAACTCGTATATCATAGTTGAATCTGATGTAAAAAGCTTTTCTTCTATTCAGCAAATAATTAATAATTATGACAGCTATCGCCCCAATGCTATAGCAAATGTAGGAATAAATCATATCACTAAAATAAACAATAAATTCCCGCAGCTTACGCATGCAAATAAAAAGAAGTATGTTTTTCGTTTGCAGCTACGCTAA